In Spirosoma sp. KUDC1026, the sequence CAGTTCCAGACGTAGGTTTGGTGCCAGTTGTCGGCCCAGGGCCAGATACGTTCGGTTCTGGTCGAAGAAGGCCCCCGCGTCGGCTACGACGAGCATAGGCTCAACGCTCAGGTGAGAATACCAGCGTTTGTCGTCGGTATTTCGTTTAAAAATGGGGTTGATCCAGCGGAGCATCGCCCGAAGCCGCAAGTTGAACCGGTCAGCTAGAACGCGTTGCGATTCGCCATCAGCCAGAAAGATATACGCGTTCGCCAGCGTATCCGTGAGTGAAGGCCAGCGAAACTCGGTACGAAACCGCTGGATAAGTTCGCCATCGCCAGCGGGTTTGGTGATTTGAAGCTGCGGGATAATCCGAACTTCCTGCGTAAACGTAATAGGCTGATACTCGTTCGTGCGGCCCCAGTTCCACCAGAGACCGATCGGCGACAGCGACAGGCGTACCGGTTTACTGAGCTGGTAACTGACCCAGGGCCGGAAGACCTGCAACAGGGGGTGACGAAAGGCGTTCAGATCCCGCCCATTGTTATCGTCGGCCTGACGCCGGTATTGGTGATCGATCTGCAGACTCCATTTCCCCGGTAGTTTATACACCGCGTTAATCTCCGACCAGAAAACCGTCCGATGACGAACCGCCGAAGGGTACCGCTGGGCAGTGGCGACCAGTGTCAGCAGGCAGCCAATTATAGTCAGAAAAGTTTGACCGTTACACCGAAAACGGATGCTTAGGTCAGGCGGAGGGTTGAGTCTGGGCATTCTGTAATTTCTGTTTGAGGTCGAATGTCTGGCCCGCAAAAACGGTCAGAATCTGATTCTCATCGAACGTATGCTTAATGGTTTTGATTGCTTCACTCAACGCGGCTGGTGGGCCTATAACGCTGGGGTTGATCCAGAACCAGAGCACAAACTGGATGTTGCTATCCCCAAAATTGCGGAAGTAGAGTTCGACTGGCCGGTCGTGAATCACAAACGGCAACTTACTAACAGCGATCTGGGCCAGCTGCTGGGCTTTGTTGAGATCATCGACGTACGACACGCCAGCCGAGACTTCGATGCGCCGGAAACCAATGCGGGAATAATTGGTGATTGGTTTCTGAAAAACGTCCTTACTGGGAATCTCGACGGTTTGCCCCTGGCCGTTGTCCAGCACGACCGAACGTAACTTTACATCCAGTACTTTACCGCTGAAGCCATTCGTGTCAACAACGTCACCTACCTGTAAGGGGCGGGTAATGGCGAGCATGGTCCCCGAAATGAAATTGGTCGTCAGGTCCTGAAAGGCAAAACCCACGGCTAGCGCAATCACCCCAGCACCAGCCAGCAGGGACGTAACAGTTTTGTCGAGCCCCAGAACCCCCAATGCGATAAACAGCCCCAACGCCATCACCAGTACCCGAACCAGGGCGCTGGTTAGGTTAACCAGCGAGTAGTTATGGCTAACCCGGTGCAGGCCCTGGCTCACCCAGCGGCTGATCAGGCGGGAGAGAAACGTAAAGAGCAGCAGCAGAATAATGGCAACAGCCAGCTTGGGTAAGTAGCGAACCGCCGTCCGGCTCCAGCTCAGGAGCTCGGCGTAGATAAGACGGGTAGCCTGTTGTAAATCAATCATTCGAGTGTTGGTGGTTTTAAACGAAACGGCTGAGATTTGTCGAGTGTTTCCGTAAATCCGGACCGGAATTTATGGGGTGGACGATACGTTTCATCATTATCTGATTCGCCGTACCTTTGTGCTCCTGTTAGTAATTTCTGCAACCTGTTGACAATGAATACCTCCGCTGCTATTTACCTCGATAATGCTGCTACCACCCGCCTGGATCCTGAAGTGCTGGAAGCTATGTTGCCCCTGATGACGGAAAACTTCGGCAACCCGTCATCCATCCACAGTCACGGCCGAAAGGTGCGCACTGCTATCGAGAAAGCCCGGAAAACGGTTGCTTCGCTGCTCAATACGTCTCCCGCCGAGATCTTCTTCACATCGGGCGGCACCGAAGCCGATAACACCGCCATTCGCAGCAGCATTGACACCTACCGATTGACGCATGCTATTACGTCGCCTTTAGAGCATCACGCCGTACTGCACACGCTGGAACACCTGCACAAAGTAGGGACGATCAAACTGGATCTGGTGCGGATTGACGAGAAAGGAAGGATTGACCTGACGCACCTGGACGAACTGCTGAAGACAAATCAGAAGACTGGCGGAGGTCGTTCGCTGGTGTCGCTGATGCACGGCAACAACGAAATTGCCAATTTGCTGAACCTACAGCAGGTGGGCGATCTGTGTCGGGAATACAACGCCATTTTTCATTCGGATACGGTGCAGACAATGGGCCACTTTCGGCACGATCTGCAAAACCTGCCCGTCGATTTTATCGTTGGGGCCGGACATAAGTTCCACGGCCCGAAAGGCGTCGGGTTTCTCTACGCTAACGCTGAACGGGTGAAAATCGAACCGTTTATCTACGGTGGAGCGCAGGAACGGAATATGCGGGGCGGTACCGAAAACGTGTACGGGATTGTTGGCCTGGCGAAGGCGCTGGAAATAGCGTATCGCGAGATGGATGCCCACCGCGAACACATTACGTCGCTGAAGCGTCGGATGATCGATCAGCTGACCGAGAAAATGCCTGATGTACGCTTTAACGGTAACTCTGGTGATATTGACAACAGCCTGTATACAGTTCTGAACGTAAGCCTGCCCGCTTCTGAACTAAGTGATATGCTGCTGTTTAACCTGGATATTGCCGGTATCTCGGCCTCGGGTGGATCGGCCTGTTCGAGCGGCTCCGAGATTGGTTCGCACGTACTGGGTGCCCTGCCCGGTCAGAACCCGGAGCGCGGCTACGTCCGCTTCTCTTTCGGTAAGTACAACACCACCGCCGAAATCGACTTCGCCGTTGAAACGTTGGTAGGGCTGTATCAGAAGGAATTGATCTAGGAGGAAGGGGAGGAGAGGGAGGAAGGAGGAAAGGAAGTTTTAGGTCTAGCTATTTTTATTCCTTTCCTCCTTCCTCCCTCTCCTCCCCTTCCTCCTTCAAAATTATTTCCCCCACCTCTCCGCCACCGTAACCGTATAGTCGAAGAAGGCGCGGGCGGTACGTTCGTATACTTCGTGGCCGTTGAAGTGGCCATTTTCATCCAGGTTTTTATCCGTCTCGTGCGACTCATAAAGCTTGGGCGACACGATGGAGTAGCTATTGGTAAAACTGATCAGCTTGTTGGTGACCGTGGTCATGTCCAGCGCGGGCTGGCGGCCACCGCGCCCGTTCGACACGCCGACCATTGCAAATACCTTATCATCGAACAAATGCTTGAGAGCGGGCGAACCCAACTGGTGAATCGTATTGGTCGCCTGTGGGGGAGCGGTCCAGTTGTATTCGGGTAAGGCAAAGATGATGAGGTCGGCGGCTTCCCAGGCGCTGATCAGCGTTTGCTGAAACGGCGTCAGATTGGCCGGGTCAATGAATGCCTGACCAGCAAACGGTATATCGTAGTCTTCAAAACTAACCAGCGATACCTCGTGTCCCTGCCCGGTTAATACGTGTTGTGCATACTTGACAAAGCGCAACGAATTGTTTTTTGAGCGGGATGAGGTAGAAAATAAGGCAACATTCATAGAGGTAATATTCGGTCAATATGGCCTAGAACGGCGAGTATAAGGGTTTAGTTTCGGGCGGGATGCAACGGTTGTGGAATGGTATGGCTCCTTGCATCAGGAAGAAAACTAACTGTCAACTAGATGAAAATGCTGCTATTGCTGCTCCTACTGACGAGTGTAGCCTATGGTCAGGTACCAACGCAACGGATACGCCGGGATTCGACGCCAAGCCTGCCGCAAGCGACTATTCCGACGCTTCGACCCCAAAACGACTTCTACCGCAACCCCAAAGACCCGAAGAACGTTGCGCGGGCGACGTTGGATAACATGCCTGTTATGGGTGTAGACCCATCAATTCATCATACCATGCTACAGGAAACTCCGCCACGGTCTAAACAAAGTCAGCCAATTATTCCAAAGCTACCAATACCACCTGCGCTTGGCACATCCACGCCGAGCATCCCGAAAAAACGGTAAGTTTATCGATTGGATAACGTGTCCAGCGCCTGCGCCAGATCACCAATCAAATCTTCGGCATGTTCCAGACCAATTGACATACGCAACAGATTCTGGGGGGTGGCCGTATTCGGCCCTTCAACGCTGGCCCGGTGCTCGATCAAACTTTCCACACCACCCAGGCTGGTGGCCCTAATGAACAGCTTTAGTTTGCCGATAAAAGCCAGGGCTTCGGCGGCTCCCCCCTTTATCTGCACCGACAGCATAGCGCTCGGCCCGTTCATCTGCTGGTGAATCAGGGCTTTATCGGGATGGGTGCTTAAACCTGGATAATGTACCTGCTCAACGGCAGGATGCCCGTCAAGAAATTCGGCTACTGCCTGTGCTGTTGCCATCTGAGCCCGCACGCGAATGCCCAGCGTTTTAATGCCCCGGCTGATCAGCCAGGCATCAAACGGCGCCTGCACTGCCCCCGACAGACTCTGTAAATTCCGGACGCGCTGCGCAAATTCATCGTTGTGTTTAAAGATCAAGGCTCCTCCCAGCACATCACTATGCCCCGCTAGGTACTTAGTGGTGGAATGCATCACTACGTCGCAATTCAGTTCGAGCGGGCGCTGCAATACGGGGGTGGCCCAGGTGTTGTCGCATACGCAGATGGCACCGGCTTCGTGCGCCAGCCGACTGATGCTGAGCAGATCCAAAATCTGGAGCAGCGGGTTGGACGGGGTTTCGCACCAGATCACGCGGGTATTCTCGTGGATGGATTGCTGCACCGCGTCAAGGTCGCGCATGTCCACTCGCGAATACGTGAGTCCCCAGGGATGAAATACCTGCTCGAGTAGAGCCGGAGTACCATAATACGCATCCGTCGACAGCAGCACATGATCGCCGGGACGTAGTGCCTGAAACAGCGTCATTGTGGCTGCCTGCCCTGAGCTGAACGCCATGCCAACGGCACCACCTTCGAGCTTGGCCAGTGCCTGTTCCAGTGCTTCACGAGTCGGGTTATTCGGGCGTGAATACACGTAGTCCGATGCAAGCTCGTTGGCTTCGTTCCGGGCAAACGTAGTCGACAGATGGAGTGGCGAAACAACGGCTCCGGTTGCCGGGTCGGTCTGGTGCGTAGCGCGCAGCGCAAGCGTATCGAAATGCATAATAGTAGGAAGATATAAACCGAACTGACAGATAGAAATGAGTGGTCAGCCCGGCGGGTCATTGGGGTAACCCCTAATCCGGCACAAACATTCCGGCAGCCAGTTGCCGGTTAGAAATCGGGTAGTTAAAAGGAAGCTCCTGCTAAACGGCCCTGGCGGGTATTAGCTATGTAGACACAGGCTTACAAAAGCGTTTTGTCTACTAATTTGGCGGAAAAACAAAACTTATCATGCCTTAGAAAACTTGTACGTAGTATTTCAACTACTTTTACGAAAAAGGTATGCATGCATACTAGTCGTTATGGAATCTACGTATAATGCTTTCTCTCTGGCCATCACCGATGGGGTGATGACCGTTACACTACTGGGACCGGGCAATGGTAACGCTATGGGGCTGGATTTCTGGAAAGAGCTGCCTCTGCTGATGGACGAAATCAATCGGATGGACGACGTCCGCTGTCTGGTTTTTCGGGGTAGTGGCGATCACTTTTCCTACGGGTTGAATATCCCGGAGATGATGCCGCATCTGAGCGGGGTGGCCGGTGATAACACGCAGGTGCAGCAACGGATGGACCTGATGGCTCAGATTCAGCAGATGCAGTCGGGTTTTCAGAAAATGTACGAGTCCGACAAGCCCGTTATCGCAGCTGTGCACGGCTGGTGCATCGGCGGAGGGGTTAATATGATTGCTGCCGCCGACATTCGTCTGTGCTCACGCGAAGCCAAATTCAGTCTGCGCGAAGCTAAGCTGGGCATCACGCCCGACATTGGTGCCCTGCAATTTCTACCACTCATTATTGGCCAGGGGTTAACCCGTGAAATGGCGTTTACGGGGGCCGACTACGAGGCTACGTTCGCCGAGCGGGCGGGTCTGGTCAACCACGTTTACGAGACGCCCGATGCCTTGTTTGAGGCCGCTGATCAACTGGCGAAGCAGATTGCCGCCAATCCATCGGGAGCTGTGCAGGGCGCCAAGCGGGTACTGAATTACAGCATCAGTAAATCGATCGATGAGGGGCTGCAATACGTAGCGAGCCTGAACTCAAGCCAGCTCCAGATGGACGATATCAGCGAGGCCATGCAGGCCACCCTGGAGAAACGCCAGGCCGAATTCAACAAAAAACGAAACAGAGGTTACTAAATCAATGAGTGAATGATAGAATGAGTGAATGAGCGAATAACTGACGCATTCATTTTTTCTATCATTCACTCATTCACTCATTGGATATGATCGCTACAGGCATGCTGCGCGAGGGGGCGCTGGAAGGAAAGACGATTATTGTGACGGGGGGCGGTACGGGCCTGGGGAAATCCATTAGCCGATACCTGCTCGAGCTGGGGGCTACTGTGACGATCTGCAGCCGTCGGCAGGCGGTGCTGGACGAAACAGCCGCCGAACTCATGCGCGAGACGGGAGGGCAGGTACTCGCCCTAGCCTGCGACGTTCGTAATCCTGAGGAGATTGAGAACGTCATTCGTCTGACCATCGAGCGGTTTGGCAAGATCGATGGCCTGTTGAACAACTCGGCGGGTAATTTCATCAGTCCGACAGAGCGATTGTCGTATAAAGCCTTCGATACCATCGTGGATATTGTCCTGCGTGGTACGTACTATTTCACGCTGGCGGTAGGTAAGTACTGGATCGAAAACAAAATTCCGGGTACGGTCCTGAATATCTCGACTACCTACGCCACAACGGGATCGGGCTACGTTGTGCCGTCGGCGGTAGCGAAAGGTGGGGCGCTGATTATGACCAAATCACTGGCGGCCGAGTGGGGAAAATACGGCATCCGGCTCAACGCCATTGCACCCGGTCCTTTTCCGACAAAAGGAGCCTGGGAACGCTTGTTTCCTGAGCCGCTGGTCGATCTAATGGACCCAACCAGCCGCATCCCTCTGAAACGTGTTGGTGAGCACGGCGAACTGGCAAATCTGGCCGCTTTCCTGCTATCTGATTACTCTGGCTTCATCACGGGCGAGAGCATTACGATCGACGGCGGGGAGGTATTGGCCGCTGGTGAGTTCAACCACCTCGAACAAGTCTCGAACGAGCAGTGGGACAAGATTAACGACAGTATTCGACGGGCAAATCAAAGAGCGAAAGAATGAGAGAGCGAAAGAGCGATGCTGGTATCAGCAATCTTTCGCTCTTTCACTCTTTAATTTCTTCTCATACGCCAGAAAACGCAGCCCTGGCCGGAAGCCCAGCGTGATTTCTCCGGCGTACTGATAGCCCAGTTTAGGAAACAGTTGCTGGGTAGCCTGATTTTCGGAGTTAGTATCGACTCGTAAATAGTTGATACCCCGGTCGAGGGCGAGTTGCTCGGCCTGCTGAAGAAGCGCGGCAGCTACGCCCTGCCCACGAAAGTCCGGATTAACGGCCAGCCGGTGCGTTACAATGGCCCGCTCGCTGAGGTCCATTCCCGCCTGAGCGTACTCCGGTTCCTGGTCTTCCGTCAGTGCGGCAACACCGGCCAGTTGCTTATCAATAATAGCTACCCAAAGCTGTTGTTTGGCAATATCATCCCTAAAAACCGATTCGTTGGGATAATGCTCGTTCCACTGAAAATTGCCCGTTGCCTGCATCAATGGAACAACGTATTTGATTAGATCAAGCAAGACCGGAATGTCGGCAGACGTAGCGGGGCGTATGGTCATGTAGGGATTATTTTTCGTCTTTCAGCATTTCAACAACGAGCGTCAGTTCATCAACGGTGGCTTCCGGATCGCCCGAGTAGCCGACATGACGGTACCGGACCCGCCCTTTGCCGTCAATAATGACTTTGGTAGGAATTCCCTGAACCTTGTACGCTTTAGAGACCCGTTGCGAAGCATCGAGCGGTACCGTAAAATCGTACGGATGTTTGTTCATAAAGTCGTACACCCGTTGCAGTGGTCCCCCTTCGCGGGTATTGACAAACAGGAACTGTACGTTCGGGTCGTTCTGAAAATGACTTTTAGCCTGTTGCATGGCCGGGAACGACGCAATACAGGGACGACACCAGGTCGCCCAGAAGTCGAGCACAATAACCTTACCCTTCAACGAAGCCGATGAAACAGAATTTCCTTTCAGATCGGTTAGCGAAAAGGCGGGAGCGGGTTCATTAATCAGAATCTGTCGGAGGTCATCGCGCTTATCTGCTTTCAGGTCCGATTCCAGTTGAGCCAGGTACGTATCGGCAGCCGCCGGATTCTGACCGGGCTGCTTGGCATACCAATCGCGGAGGGTAGTTTTCAGGCGGGGTGTTGCTTTGCCGTGGTGCACGGCGGTTTCGATAGCCGGGCGGGCGTCGCTCATCCGGTTGGCACGCAGGGCGCACAGCAGGTAGCGCTCATTGGTCCGCGTATCGCTGTTGTCCATGTCATCGGGGTCAATCACCGACTGATAGGCCGTAAACGCATCCGCGTAACGACCCTGCTGCTCCAGCGCCCGGGCGTAGGTATTCATCAACTGCCGCTGCCGGCCTAGCTGCTCGTTGGTCCAGTCCTCATCTGAGATGTTACGGGGTCGCGCCTGACCTTTCTGTGCGGCCATTGCCCGTTTGATTAATTGCTCAGCTTCTGGGAGCGAACGCCCTTCGTCGGCCAGTTGAAAGGCCATGGTGTTGAGCATCAGTACGTCGGACTTTTCCAGCGGCTGCTGTTCCACAAACGTCACCAGTCCTTTGATATCGTTGTTTTTGAAATACCCATCCGTAATCAGAACAGTCAGGCCGGGGGCGTAGGGCGAGGTAGGGAACGCTTTCATATAGGCCTGATACAACTCCTTCTTCTTTGTCCAGTCTGCCTGGTTCCGGATTGCCATCGCCTGATCTTTTTGAGCGAGTGAACCGGCGGGATCCGTTTTCTTCATCCGTTCCCGCAGGGCGTTCACTTTCGGAAGATCACCCAGACTTTCGTACAACTGCACCGCCGAGGTCAGCTCGGCCAGCGTTGGTTCCGGGCGGGAAGCCAGATACGTTTCAATACCTGCTTTCACTTTAGGGCCATAGCCCGGTTTCTTCTGCTTGACCTGAGCTGCCAGGTAATCGGCCCAGTAAATCGGTCGTAGGTCAGGATGTTCCTTCAACTCCTGCTCGTAGAGCGTAACGACCCGATTTGGATCCGGACGGCTGCCGACTTCGTACATAAAATGAGTACGGGTAAACACCGACGCTTGTCCGCCCAGAGCGTGGGGAAGGAGCTTTCCAGCCTCGTCATAAACTGGAATGACGTACAACTGGCCTTTGTTGAGATCTATTTTCTGACGTTGCTGACTGCTCCGAAAGAGGATCATAAAACCGCCAATGTCTTTCTTGGGCAGATACAACGTACCAACGTAATCGTACCCCTGCCGTGTCATCTTCAGGGTCGTTGGGCGGCTGAGGTTCATGACATCGGGGGCGCCGTACCGCACAAATCGTCCCTCCAGCGTTGTGTCGCAGTCGAGTGGGGTCGCCTGTGTCGTGTACGTAAAGGAGACGGCTTGGCCGGGCTGGGGCTGCTCAGGCAAAAAACGAAACTGAGCCAGGCTGGGCAGCGCGGCAAGCAAAAACAGGCAGAGAGTAAGTTTCATAACGGAATTAGAAAAGAATGAGTCAGGGTATCTAGGCAGCTACGGGTTCTTCAGTTTTGACGGGCTGCGAGATGGCCCACAAACCGATGTAGGTAAAGATACCATTTAGTAGCAATCGCTCGAAACCAAACTGATACCCGTTGAACCAGTCTGCCGAGTTTTCATTGACGATATAGGTCAGCACAGGTGAGATAATGCAGATCCAGGGCGTGAACTGGTCCCGAATGGATCGCTGGCTGAAGATACCGAAAGCGAACAGCCCCAGCAGAGGCCCATAGGTGTACCCCGCAATATCGAACACGGCCGTAATCACTTCCTTGCTGTTTAGCTGCCGGAAAACGATGATGACGACATAAAACAGCAGCGAAAACCCGATGTGAACAATGTGTTTGATGCGGGAACGCTCAGCTTCGGGACGGCGCTCAAAATTCATGAAATCCACGCAGAAAGACGTCGTGAGCGCCGTCAGAGCAGAGTCGGCACTGGCGTAGGTAGCGGCTGTAATACCCAGCAGGAATGTAATGCCGACGACTGGACCCAGATAAGTTAGCGCCAGGGTGGGATAGAGGTCGTCTGTCCGGGCAGGAATGGCGATACCTTCGCGTTGAGCGTATACGTACAGCAGCGACCCCAGACACATGAACATGAACGTGACGAACACCATCGTCAGCGTAAACCAGAACATATTTTTCTGCGCTTCACCAATGTTTTTGCAGGTCAGGTTTTTCTGCATTAGGTCCTGATCCAGGCCCGTCATCACGATGGTGATGAAGATGCCCGAAATGAACTGCTTGTAGAAGTTCTTCGGGTCATTGGCATCCCAGAAGAAAATCTGTGAGTTCGGGCTGTTTTTAATTGACTGCGTCAGTTCGCCGAATGAGAAGCCCAGCTCTCTGGAAATCAGCACGATGGTCAGGATAACCGCCGTAACGAGGAAGAGCGTCTGCAGAGAGTCTGTCAGAATGATTGTCTTGACCCCCCCCTTGAACGTGTATATCCAGATCAGCGCAATCGTAATCAGAACGGAAACCTCAAACGGAATACCCAGGGGCGAAAAAATTGCCAGCTGCAGGACGTTGGCCGCTACGTAGAGACGCACGGCCGAGCCTATCGTTCGGGATAGCAGAAAGAAAAAGGCTCCCGATTTGTACGACCAGAAACCAAATCGTTTTTCGAGGTAACCGTAGATCGAAATCAGGTTCAGTCGGTAGTAAAGCGGCATCAGTACTGTACCGATGATAATGTAGCCGATGATGTAGCCCAGCACGACCTGAAAGTACGAGAAACCGATCTTGCCGACCGCGCCCGGCACCGAAATAAACGTAACACCCGAGAGGGACGTGCCGATCATGCCAAACGCCACTAACCACCAGGGTGACTGTCGGTTAGCGGTGAAAAAAGTTGTGGTGGTGGCTCCCCGGGCGCTGTAAAAGGAGACCGTAATCAGCATCCCGAAATAAGCGACCAGGATTAGTAAAGCAACGGTAGTGTTCATGCAAAGAAGGCAACTTTTCGGGCCAGATTGGGGTTATTTCAGAGTGAGGGAATGGCTTTTTTTAGTGCCTAACCCAGCGTAAATTTGCTAAATAAATACCATTTCATTGCTTATGCAACCTTTTGAAGAAACCGGTTGGGCGGACCCCGAAGTCGACGTGCTTGACGAAGTTGTCGAAACCGACGTCCACAATCTTGTAGTCTTCAACGACGATGTGAATACGTTCGAGCACGTCATTGATACGTTGATCGACGTATGTAAACACACGCCCGAACAAGCTGAGCAATGCACCCTGCTGATCCATTACAAAGGTAAATGCACCGTTAAGAACGGATCATGGGAAGAGTTGGTCCCTATGCGCAACGAAATCTGCCGGCGCGGCATCAGCGCGGAGGTACTGAATTAATTAGCGAAAGAATGAAAGAGTGAAAGAGTGACCATTCGATGTCAGCAACCTTTCGCTCATTCGCTCATTCGCTCATTCACTCTTTAACGTCAACCTCTTGGAATACCCATCCAAACTCATAGAAGACGCGGTGAATGAGGTGTCGAAACTGCCGGGGATTGGGAAAAAAACCGCCCTTCGGTTGGTGTTGCACCTGTTGAAACGCGATGAAGAACAAACCGAAACGCTCGCTCAGAGCCTGACGGCAATGCGGACGCAGGTGAAATACTGCCGCAAATGCCATAATCTTTCCGATCACGATCTTTGTTCAATCTGCGCCAGCAACAAGCGCGATCAGTCGCTGATCTGCGTAGTTGAAGATACGCGTGACGTGTTAGCTATCGAAAACACGGCCCAGTATAAAGGTCTCTATCACGTACTCGGCGGGATTATTTCGCCGGTCGAAGGGATTGGCCCCAGCGATTTGCAGATCGACTCGCTGATGACCCGGTTACGCGGTGCCGAAGGAGAACAGGTCCGGGAGATCATTCTGGCCATCAGCCCGACGATGGAAGGAGATACTACCGCCTTTTATCTGCAGAAGAAAC encodes:
- a CDS encoding DUF2490 domain-containing protein, encoding MPRLNPPPDLSIRFRCNGQTFLTIIGCLLTLVATAQRYPSAVRHRTVFWSEINAVYKLPGKWSLQIDHQYRRQADDNNGRDLNAFRHPLLQVFRPWVSYQLSKPVRLSLSPIGLWWNWGRTNEYQPITFTQEVRIIPQLQITKPAGDGELIQRFRTEFRWPSLTDTLANAYIFLADGESQRVLADRFNLRLRAMLRWINPIFKRNTDDKRWYSHLSVEPMLVVADAGAFFDQNRTYLALGRQLAPNLRLELGYLNQFTIQMSESEALRLHRFNHALHVFVYFENRRRSQAGSDSGPEED
- a CDS encoding mechanosensitive ion channel family protein, which codes for MIDLQQATRLIYAELLSWSRTAVRYLPKLAVAIILLLLFTFLSRLISRWVSQGLHRVSHNYSLVNLTSALVRVLVMALGLFIALGVLGLDKTVTSLLAGAGVIALAVGFAFQDLTTNFISGTMLAITRPLQVGDVVDTNGFSGKVLDVKLRSVVLDNGQGQTVEIPSKDVFQKPITNYSRIGFRRIEVSAGVSYVDDLNKAQQLAQIAVSKLPFVIHDRPVELYFRNFGDSNIQFVLWFWINPSVIGPPAALSEAIKTIKHTFDENQILTVFAGQTFDLKQKLQNAQTQPSA
- a CDS encoding cysteine desulfurase family protein; this translates as MNTSAAIYLDNAATTRLDPEVLEAMLPLMTENFGNPSSIHSHGRKVRTAIEKARKTVASLLNTSPAEIFFTSGGTEADNTAIRSSIDTYRLTHAITSPLEHHAVLHTLEHLHKVGTIKLDLVRIDEKGRIDLTHLDELLKTNQKTGGGRSLVSLMHGNNEIANLLNLQQVGDLCREYNAIFHSDTVQTMGHFRHDLQNLPVDFIVGAGHKFHGPKGVGFLYANAERVKIEPFIYGGAQERNMRGGTENVYGIVGLAKALEIAYREMDAHREHITSLKRRMIDQLTEKMPDVRFNGNSGDIDNSLYTVLNVSLPASELSDMLLFNLDIAGISASGGSACSSGSEIGSHVLGALPGQNPERGYVRFSFGKYNTTAEIDFAVETLVGLYQKELI
- a CDS encoding NAD(P)H-dependent oxidoreductase — encoded protein: MNVALFSTSSRSKNNSLRFVKYAQHVLTGQGHEVSLVSFEDYDIPFAGQAFIDPANLTPFQQTLISAWEAADLIIFALPEYNWTAPPQATNTIHQLGSPALKHLFDDKVFAMVGVSNGRGGRQPALDMTTVTNKLISFTNSYSIVSPKLYESHETDKNLDENGHFNGHEVYERTARAFFDYTVTVAERWGK
- a CDS encoding trans-sulfuration enzyme family protein, with the translated sequence MHFDTLALRATHQTDPATGAVVSPLHLSTTFARNEANELASDYVYSRPNNPTREALEQALAKLEGGAVGMAFSSGQAATMTLFQALRPGDHVLLSTDAYYGTPALLEQVFHPWGLTYSRVDMRDLDAVQQSIHENTRVIWCETPSNPLLQILDLLSISRLAHEAGAICVCDNTWATPVLQRPLELNCDVVMHSTTKYLAGHSDVLGGALIFKHNDEFAQRVRNLQSLSGAVQAPFDAWLISRGIKTLGIRVRAQMATAQAVAEFLDGHPAVEQVHYPGLSTHPDKALIHQQMNGPSAMLSVQIKGGAAEALAFIGKLKLFIRATSLGGVESLIEHRASVEGPNTATPQNLLRMSIGLEHAEDLIGDLAQALDTLSNR
- a CDS encoding crotonase/enoyl-CoA hydratase family protein — translated: MESTYNAFSLAITDGVMTVTLLGPGNGNAMGLDFWKELPLLMDEINRMDDVRCLVFRGSGDHFSYGLNIPEMMPHLSGVAGDNTQVQQRMDLMAQIQQMQSGFQKMYESDKPVIAAVHGWCIGGGVNMIAAADIRLCSREAKFSLREAKLGITPDIGALQFLPLIIGQGLTREMAFTGADYEATFAERAGLVNHVYETPDALFEAADQLAKQIAANPSGAVQGAKRVLNYSISKSIDEGLQYVASLNSSQLQMDDISEAMQATLEKRQAEFNKKRNRGY
- a CDS encoding SDR family oxidoreductase codes for the protein MIATGMLREGALEGKTIIVTGGGTGLGKSISRYLLELGATVTICSRRQAVLDETAAELMRETGGQVLALACDVRNPEEIENVIRLTIERFGKIDGLLNNSAGNFISPTERLSYKAFDTIVDIVLRGTYYFTLAVGKYWIENKIPGTVLNISTTYATTGSGYVVPSAVAKGGALIMTKSLAAEWGKYGIRLNAIAPGPFPTKGAWERLFPEPLVDLMDPTSRIPLKRVGEHGELANLAAFLLSDYSGFITGESITIDGGEVLAAGEFNHLEQVSNEQWDKINDSIRRANQRAKE
- a CDS encoding GNAT family N-acetyltransferase, whose translation is MTIRPATSADIPVLLDLIKYVVPLMQATGNFQWNEHYPNESVFRDDIAKQQLWVAIIDKQLAGVAALTEDQEPEYAQAGMDLSERAIVTHRLAVNPDFRGQGVAAALLQQAEQLALDRGINYLRVDTNSENQATQQLFPKLGYQYAGEITLGFRPGLRFLAYEKKLKSERAKDC
- a CDS encoding TlpA disulfide reductase family protein, whose translation is MKLTLCLFLLAALPSLAQFRFLPEQPQPGQAVSFTYTTQATPLDCDTTLEGRFVRYGAPDVMNLSRPTTLKMTRQGYDYVGTLYLPKKDIGGFMILFRSSQQRQKIDLNKGQLYVIPVYDEAGKLLPHALGGQASVFTRTHFMYEVGSRPDPNRVVTLYEQELKEHPDLRPIYWADYLAAQVKQKKPGYGPKVKAGIETYLASRPEPTLAELTSAVQLYESLGDLPKVNALRERMKKTDPAGSLAQKDQAMAIRNQADWTKKKELYQAYMKAFPTSPYAPGLTVLITDGYFKNNDIKGLVTFVEQQPLEKSDVLMLNTMAFQLADEGRSLPEAEQLIKRAMAAQKGQARPRNISDEDWTNEQLGRQRQLMNTYARALEQQGRYADAFTAYQSVIDPDDMDNSDTRTNERYLLCALRANRMSDARPAIETAVHHGKATPRLKTTLRDWYAKQPGQNPAAADTYLAQLESDLKADKRDDLRQILINEPAPAFSLTDLKGNSVSSASLKGKVIVLDFWATWCRPCIASFPAMQQAKSHFQNDPNVQFLFVNTREGGPLQRVYDFMNKHPYDFTVPLDASQRVSKAYKVQGIPTKVIIDGKGRVRYRHVGYSGDPEATVDELTLVVEMLKDEK